CGTTATATGCCTGGGTGCTGACCAATTACTGGGAGACGAACTTCAAGGCGACCCTCGGGGGATTCTATGAATTCCGGTATATGCTGCAATGGGGAAGCGAAGCGGATACGGCAGAACAAGCTATTCAGTTGTGCCACAGTGCCAATGCAGGCACGGTTGCATTCAGAACCACATAAATTCCGGTGGGTATAAGAAGGGCTGAAGCTTTTATAGAGAAGCCCTTTTTTTGTGTAATTTATAGGCTTCAAGCTGTATAGATTGAACTTGGAAAAAATACAGACAGGGAAAAGTGACGGAGGAGAATTTTGGAACTGTAGGAGCGACAGCGTCCGCCTTTGTCACCGGATTTCCACCGCGAACAGCGGTATTAATCAAGAAATCTGGGGACAACAGCGGCCGGAGGGCCAAACATTCTCTGGAGTCACGGCAATCCCGGAATAGTAGAAATACAAGTTCACTCTATTTAGAAATGAGCCTTGAGTAAAAAGGGAGGCGTGCGCTGTGTACCGTATTCTGATTGTGGATGACGAACGCATTGAGAGAGAGGGCATTCAGCAATTGATACAGGAGCACCATCTGGAGCTGGAGACACTCCTTGCGGCGAATGGCGAGATTGCGCTGGAGATCCTACAGAAGCACAAAATTGATATTCTGATTACGGATATCAAGATGCCCTTTATGGACGGGCTGGAATTGTCGGAGAAGGTCAGCAGCCTGGGCCTGGATATCGAAATGATCATTTTCAGCGCTTACCATGAGTTTGAATATGCAAGAAGAGCCTTGCGGACCAATATATCGAATTATTTGCTGAAGCCGGTTCATATCCCGGAGTTTCTCAGTGTGGTGAGCGAGGCGATCCAGGCCTGTGAAGACAAAGCGGCCGAGAAAATGCGGAACGAACAACTGGTGGAGGGCTATAACCGGGGACTTCTGTACGAGAAGGAAAAAATGCTGCTGGACTCCCTAAACGGCGTGAAAATAAATACGGAGGCATGGATGTCCCCGGAACTGCTGGAATATGTCCAACACAAGCATTGGCTGCATATGATTCTGGTGGATTGCCGCCGGAAGTTTTTTGATATTCACAATGATGAATTCATTAGGCTGTTACACGATAACCTCAGCTACGCCTTCGATTATGTGAACTTGAGCGAGCATCAAAGCATGCTGTTCGTCAAGCACCCCCGCCCCATCCCCAAAGAGACGCTGCGTATGCTTGGAGATCAGATCATCCGCGCCGCCGCCGGGAGTCTGGAGCTGAATGTGGGTCTGGTGATCGGGAGAGCGGTGAATCAGCCGGAACAGCTATATGATGCCTATACCGAGATGGAGCAGATGCTGGAATTCAAATTTTTCATGGATGAGTATACCCTTCTATTTGCCGATGAACCCTTTGAGCAAGCGGGCTTTGACGAGATCGAATTGAATCCGATTCTGGATAAGGTCTACCAGTGTCTGGAGTATAACGATTTTACCGGTGCGAAATACAGTATAGAGCTGCTGTTTACCTACCTGAGAACCAAGGGGCAATTCTCGTCCCTGTACACCAAGTTCATCTGTTCGGAAATTATGAAAAAGGTGGTGACGCGCGAGAAAAACCGTGAGACTGCGGAGATGAATCATTACCTGGAGCAAATTCATAAGACCGTTTCTCTTCAGGATCTGAAGGATCATATGTTTGCGATCCTATCCCTCATGGAATCCGTCAGCGGAGCGAGCCCCAAGAAGGCCGCCAATCTTAAGCTGATCCGGACCATTACAGATGTAATCGACAAGGAATACGATCAGGACCTCTCTTTGGAAGGCATCGCGGAGAGGGTCTATTTGACCCCAAGTTATCTAAGCTATTTGTTCAAGAAGGAGACGGGCCAGAGTCTCATCCGTTACATCACGCAGGTGAGAATGGACAAAGCCGTTGAGCTGCTGAATACAACGAATATGAAGATCGTCGATATCTATAAGAAGCTGGGCTACAGAAGCTCGACCTATTTTATCCAGACCTTTCGTAATTACCATGGAGTCACTCCGGCCAAGTTCAGGGAAGGCTCTCCGTAGGGTAGATAAGAATTGATTATATTTATTAATTACCAGGCAGATGATCCGAAAAATTATAAAATAT
This genomic interval from Paenibacillus sp. FSL H8-0332 contains the following:
- a CDS encoding response regulator, whose translation is MYRILIVDDERIEREGIQQLIQEHHLELETLLAANGEIALEILQKHKIDILITDIKMPFMDGLELSEKVSSLGLDIEMIIFSAYHEFEYARRALRTNISNYLLKPVHIPEFLSVVSEAIQACEDKAAEKMRNEQLVEGYNRGLLYEKEKMLLDSLNGVKINTEAWMSPELLEYVQHKHWLHMILVDCRRKFFDIHNDEFIRLLHDNLSYAFDYVNLSEHQSMLFVKHPRPIPKETLRMLGDQIIRAAAGSLELNVGLVIGRAVNQPEQLYDAYTEMEQMLEFKFFMDEYTLLFADEPFEQAGFDEIELNPILDKVYQCLEYNDFTGAKYSIELLFTYLRTKGQFSSLYTKFICSEIMKKVVTREKNRETAEMNHYLEQIHKTVSLQDLKDHMFAILSLMESVSGASPKKAANLKLIRTITDVIDKEYDQDLSLEGIAERVYLTPSYLSYLFKKETGQSLIRYITQVRMDKAVELLNTTNMKIVDIYKKLGYRSSTYFIQTFRNYHGVTPAKFREGSP